Below is a genomic region from Rouxiella chamberiensis.
ACGTGACAAACAGGTCATAGATAGCCATCGCCTCTTCGTAATCCGCTTTGCTTATCGCCAGCAGAAAAATCACGTGCGCCGTTTCGCCGTCGCCCCATTTGATGCCGTGCGGCGACAAAATCGTGATCACCACCGTTTTTTTCGCCAGCAAACCCAACGAGTGCGGCAGTGCGATGCCTTCGCCAAGCATGGTGGACACAATCTCTTCGCGCTCGACCACCGACGGATAAAACTCGTCATCGACATAGCCCTCCTCTTCAAGCTGCGTGCATACCTTGCGAAACAGCTGTGCCTGCGTCATCGGCTCGTCGAGGCGCATAAAGTGCCGCTTGTCGAAGAATTTCTCCAGCATATAAGGGCGCGTGCGGTCCACCAGCACCAGTTTGCCGAGCTGCTCCATCTGGTAGTCGGTCGGAAAAGGCGAAAGGACAATCACCGGCTTGTTGCGCTCCGTAACCCGCGCATTGGCGATGATAAAGTCTTCGTCAATGTGCGCGAGCTTTTCGTAATCGCGCAATGAAATCACCCGGGTAATGACGATTTGTGGAAACTTGCGGCTGATTTGCGCCTGAATCATGCGAATGGTCGAATTGCCGGTATCGCAGACCAGCATGGCCTGCGGATGGCGCTGATAGCCGATATTGTAATGGCGCTCCAGACCGACACCGATGTGCAGCACCAGAAAGCCGATTTCATTTTCGCTCAGACTGTACGGCGAATATTTCCCCCAGCTCGACACCGCCGCCAGCGTGACGTCATAAGCCATGGGGTAGTGCTGCTTGATGTTGCCGAGCAGCGGATTGGGGATGTTTATCTGATATTTCACCCGCGTAATCATCGCCTTGATGTGGGTCAGCAGGTCGGAGCGCAACTGCTTGTCGCGCTGCAAGTCATAGTTATAGTTGGCGTTGATGTACGACAGGATGTAGTCGACCAGTGACTCATCGTCGTCGGCGTTGATGTCGGTCGGCAAGAGGCTCTGCACACGGCGTACGGCAATGTTGACCCGCAGATAGGCTTCTTCGGCGGCCGGAATCTCCTTGCCGACCAGCCGTTTAAGCTCGGCGGCAAGCTTCACCGAGGCCTGCTTTACCGCCGGTTCCTCTTCTTCGACGTCAAAATCGGTCAAGGGATAGCCCCCGGCAATGCGTTTTACCGCCACGGCGCAGTAAAGAATCAGGTATTGCTCGCCTTCGTCGGTAAGTTGAATCGACGACGGCGCAAACAGCTGATGCATAAACTCGGTCAGCGGCTGCACGGCGTCGGCCGCCAGGCTTTCGGCTTTCAGAAAGGAGCGGGTAGGATCGTCGGGATTAAGCTGGAACAGCAAGTCGGTCAGGCAGGCGCGAATGGAAAGCTCCGCGCCGTAAAGTTTCATGCCGTAGCGCGGTTTGGTTTCGATATCCAGATGATAACGCGCCAGATGCTCGCGGACTTCGGGCATGTCGTTTTGCAGCGTTCCCCGACTGATAAACCATTCATCGGCCAGGTCTTCGAGTTTCAGCGAATAGGCCGACGTCAGAAAGCGAATCAAGAGGCGGTTTACCCGTTCTGCGGCGGTGCGCGGTGTCGGATTGGTCGGGCGAACGGGTTGCTTGAGCAGCGAGAACCAGCGCGATGTCCTCGACTTTCAGCTGATAACCACTGCCCCGATTATGAACGAAGTGCGCGCCATACTGCTGCATGATGTCATTCAGTACAGTGATGTCCGCGCGCACCGTGCGGGTTGACACGTCCAGACGTTTTGCCAGTTCGTCCTGCGGCAAGGTTTCCGTCTGTAGGGCATCGAATAATATCGCCAGTCTCTGATAGGGAAATCTCACATTAGACCTTCTATTGTCAGGGCATATTCACCATTGAGTTCCTGTTACGCTTGTAATGCAATCGCCGCCTGCTGACAACGTTTCCTTTTGCGCGACCTCTCCCCTTTTCAAAGTAAAAACGGCAACGGGAAAGGCCGAGATTGCTCAACCCAGCAGTTTTTTGACGCTCGCCAGCAGCGTTTTTACATCTTCGGGCCGCGTATTGCCGCTGACGCTGTCGATAATCGAGCTATAGATATGGGGAATGATTTTGCTGACGCCCGCCTCGAGGGCGATGTCCATAATCGGCTCGAAGTTTTGCAAATCGATACCGCCGGTAGGCTCGAGCCAGAAATCCTGTTCGGCGCAGGCACGCGCCACGCAGGCGAACTCCTCGCGGGTGGTTAATCCGCCCATCGGAAAGTATTTGACCGAGCTGCCGCCCATATCCCTGAGCAACGCGATGGCCGTATCGATAGGCACAATGCCGTCGCTTGCCTGCGAACTCAGCGGGCCGGTGGAGATTTTGACAAACCCTACTTTGCCGGTGGGCGAAACCAGTCCGTTAACGACGCTGTCATTCTGCCCCAGCAGCGCGCGGCTGGTGCCGACACCGGTAAAGACCTGATTGACGTGCTGCGGCTGCACCTGACGGGAAATCTCGCTGACCATCAACGACTGACGCGGATCGCCCGCACCAAGCCCTACGGACAGCGCATTGTCGATAAGCGCCGCATAGGCTTTCATGTCTTCCACCGCGCTCGGCACATCGGCGTAATGCTTTGACAGCACGCCAACCAGCACATGCCCTTCGGCCGCCAGATAGATGTCGCGGGCATTTTCTCTGGAACCGGCCAGCACATTCAGACATACGCGGTCGCGGTAAAAATTGGGGCTGAGCTTCATGCTTTTTCTCCCTGGTTACTGTCCGAACCGCCCGTGTTTCTCCCGAACAAGGCGCGGAAACGGTCGGCGACAACGATAAGCTGTTCCGCCGTTACGCTGCGCACATCGACGTCGATTTTGCCTTCATTGGCGCGATAGCCACGGAAATAGATGGCGGTGTCACCTTCTTTCAGCGCCTCGACAATGGCTTTGGTTTTCCAGCCCAGCACCGCCTCGTCAAAGGTGATTTCAGCGCGGGCGATGTCACGACCGGCACTGTCCCAGACGACGCACGCCGAAACGCCGTCAAGCGCATTCAGCCTGTCGATAAACGGCGTCATTCGCTCGACCAACTCCCGCCCCGTAATTTTAGGCTGCGTGACATAGCTCTCGATAGCCTGCGTCAGGCCGAGAATGCCTTCCTTGCCGACCTTCATGGCGCGCCCGATACCGCCGGATTGCCGTTTGACCCACTCGATATACTGCGCTTTACCGAGCACCAGTCCGCTCGACGGCCCTTCAATCGCCTTGGCACCGCTGTAAATCACCAGATCGGCCCCCATTTCGTAATAACAGGTCAGATCTTCTTCCGCCGCCGCATCGACGATAAGCGGCAGGTTGTGTGCGCGTGCGACCTGTGCGGCCTCGGCCACCGACAGCATGCTCTTCTGCACCGAGTGGTGAGACTTGATATACAAAATGGCGGCGGTGCGCGGCGTGATGGCTGCCGCAAGCTGCGCAGCCGAGCATTCGTTGGCATAACCGGCTTCTCTGATTTTTCCGCCGCCCATCAGCACCATCGTGCCTACCGGCGCGCCATAGTTGACGTTATGGCCTTTCGGCAGCACGATTTCGTCCGGAATGTTCAAGGGTGCCGCGTGCAGGTTTTCCAGCAGCCAGGCATCGTCCTTGATAATCACCGCGGCCACGGACTGGGCAATGCCCGCAGAGGCGCAAGACACCACAACCGCACTCTCGACATTCAGCAGTTTTGCAATGTACGCCCCGGTCTTGTTCACCAGATCCTTCATTTCGAAGAAGTGATTCAGTCCGGTATCGACCGCCTCGGCGACGTCGGCACGCGGGGTCGACACACCCAGAATCGTCATGCGGCCAGAGGCATTGATGACCTGTTTCAGGCCGTATTTCTCATAGATTGAAGACATTTTTTGACTTCCCTTCGTCTGTAGGTAGCGGCACACCGGCAACGATTGCCGCCAGCGGCACCAGAATGCGGTCGCCTTCGAGCGTCAGCCCTTCCGAATCGATAAACACCTGGGGCGTGTGCACAATGTCGAACAGGGTCAGATCCGCATCCGCCCCGACCTCGAGTCGGCCCTTGGCTGGCAAACGCAGCGCGTCGGCGGCGTGAACCGTGACACAGTCAATGACCTGCGCCAGCGTGAGTCCGATACCGAAAAATTTGGACATCACCGTCGCCAGACTGTGAACCGGCCCGGCGAGGCGATTGCGGCAGTAGATATCGGAGCTGATGGTGTGTGGAAGAATCCCCTGCCGAATGGCAATCTCGGCCACCGCGAAGCTGAAACTGGCCGAGCCGTGACCGACGTCGAGCAGAACGCCACGGGCCAGCGCGCGTTTTATCGAGGCCCGCAATTCGCCTTCAGCGGTGAGGATGCGATTGGGCTTGCCGTTGTAGCAATGGGTAATGATGTCGCCGGAGGTCAGCAGGTCGGCGATGTCATCCAGATTGGGCGGATTGTTGCCGATGTGCACCATCAGCGGCAGACCGGCGTTTTCCCGCTGCATCGTCTTGGCTATCTCCAGCGGTTTGATGCCGTTTTGACCGACTACGCTGCTGCTCATTCGCGCCTTCAGGCCGAGAATGAAATCGGAATGACGGGCAATCGCCTGCCGTACGCCAACCTTGTCTATCTGGCTCAGGTCCGCCAGTTCGTTTTGCGTCACGATGCCGGTACGGGCGATATTCAGAAAGGCAAAGACGTTGGTTTTGGCGTCGCGGGTAATGCGGTAGAAATCATCGACGTCATTGGCGCCCGTGCTGCCCGCGTCAATGACGGTGGTGACGCCGCTGCCTACGCCCACGCAATCCGGCTCGTCGTGATAGAGGGGCGATTGGGCATAGCAGTGAACGTGCGAGTCTATCCAGCCCGCGCTTACCCAGTATTTGCCCTGCAAATCGTAGACCTGGGTGGCTTTGGCATCGGCGGCGAGAGAACCTATCGCCGCTAGTTTGCCGTCGAAAACGGCGATATCGAGCAGCTCGCCCCCGGCCGTTTTTGCCTGTCTGAGGATCAGATCGAACATGGCCACGTCTCCTTGAAGTTGCCTGGATAACGGTTGATTACAGCGAAATCGGGAACAGCGCGCCTAAAATCATCGCACCCAGAATCGCGCCGCCGGTCAGGGGTTTTTTCCAGATATAGAACAGCAGCGCACCCAGCAACGCACCCAGACCGATAGGGATAGAGGCGGCCATCGCCGAGAGAATAATCAGCGGGCCGAGAAAACGACCGGTGGTGTTGCCCGCGCCCATCATCACGTCTGCGCCGTAGGTCGAGTTTCCCTGATTGATGGTAAATTTACGCGCCAGAATAATGATGTAGCCGACCGCCAGCCCAAGAATCAGGCCTGTCACCAGCGACGCGGCAAAATTGGCGACCGGAAAGACAATACCCGCGCCCAGCAGCAGCGCAGGCACGCCAAGACCGATCCCGGTCTGAATGGCACCGCCGATATCGAGAATGCCGACCAGCGACCCTTCAATGATGCGGGCAAACAGAAAGCTCGCCCCGAAGGCGGCAACCGCGCCGTAGACGCCGGTGTCCATGCCGGAGCGCAGCATCGAGACAAAGGCCACTTCATTGAAAGCCCCGATGCCGTACAGGTAATACATATGCGTACCGGCAAACACGCCCGAGGAGAGTAATCCGACAAAAATCGGGAATGACCATTCGGCGTACCAGAAGCCCTTTTTGGCTTGTTCTTCCATTGTCATGTCCCCTTATTTGCCACTGAGTGAGTTATGGATACCGTTCAGCCACGCCGGCACGTCAAGCATGAATGACTGCAACAGTTTGACGTCGAAACCGCGGAAGAAGCCGCTTAACACGAACAGCGCGATAATCGCCGCCATCATGACTTTGGTGACGTGGTTCCAGCCGCCCTCTTCGACGCCCTTGCCTATCAAAATGCCCAGCACCAGACCCGGCACGGCATTGCCCATAATCATCTGCGCCAGTCCTCCAAAGATGGTGCCCCAGAAACCGGAACGACGACCGGCATCGATAGCGGCCAGCCAGAAGATAACGGGCATCACAGTGTTGACCAGCATATTGGCCGCAGGGACCAGCACTTTAATGGCCGTTACCTGCAACGCAGGCGGAACCGCCGAGGCGGTGGTGTTGAGAAAAGCCACCACAATCATGCCGATAATGCCCCCGGCGATCGCCATCTTGCGCGGATCATGCAGGGTGTCGGCAACGTTGCGATTTTTTATCATCAGCACCGCAGCGGCCCAGTTGGGAATGATGCGATGATCGACGTCCTGCGTGAAGGATCCCGCCGCCACGGAAGACGCCCAGGCGTTGAAGAAGAAGCCGAGACCGAACGAGAAGTGCGACGCGGGATCCCCCTCGCAGGAATTCAGCTCGCCGAGCGTACGGAAAGCGCCCATGCCCTGTACGGTCGGCGCGTGGAACATGCGCGCGGCACCGGCCCCCACGCCGACGCCCACGAGTCCGCCAATAATCAGTGATTTAAACAAGATAATTAAAAACATCAGGTTATCCTTATAATTTAATATTCCCTCTCTTCCTCCCGCCCAACGACGGCAAAAAGGCTCGGAAAATATTTATTTCTTGGTGAATAGGACCTGTTCGGTATTAATCACCGTCATAGTGACGGCGATATCTAATACGACGTAATAACTTCTCCTCTCCCTCGGCAGAAAAAAGAACAAAAATTTTTCGCGGGTAATTGTCTCTTCGGCGGTAATAACCTTGACGTCCTGCGGTTCGATACGCAGCAATATATTCTGCGTCGATTTAAGTACGTTTTTCTGCACCTGACTTAATGCCGAGGAAAAGGCGGCCGCCTTGCTTTCACCCTTTCCTTCCACTCTCACCGTCGACGTTAATTGCTGCTTCATTACGGCTGGCCATATTTCTTGATATAAGACTCGACCAGTTTCTGTCCCAGTTCTTCTTTATCCATAAAACCGAAACCGAGCACCGTGCAGCCTTCGTTAATGGCCGTAACCCCTTCATCGACAGAACGCATGCCGTGTTTGGCCTTGTACTTGTATTTATTCTGCGCCGTGATGGCACCTGCGCCGCCGCTGCCGCAGAAAGAGATCCCGAAGCTCGCGTCTTCCGCTTTCATCACGTCGCCAAGCTTCATGTCTGCCGCAACGCCCGGAATCACGATGGCTTTACCGCCCGCCGCCTCCACACCTGCCGCCACTTTCTGGCCTTTACCTAAACGATCGCCGATAACTACAATGACTTGTGCCATGGATAAACTCTCCGGATAAGAGGTGATGAAAATAAATAAAATAAGTGAAGGTGTGGACTGTCAGGAATTATTGTCTTTCGCGACCTCGAAATGTACCGACAATAAATAAGCTTCCTCAATCGGTAAATTCCCCAGTCTATTCACAACCTGCTCGGCCATTTGAATAGACTCCGCCGAGATTTCATCGAATAACGCTTTCTCGACCTCAGGCAGAGGCTCGCCGGTAATGGAACGCAGGACCATCGCCTTGACATGCGATGCCAGCATTTGCTGCTGAACATCATTGGTATAGATATTTTCGGCATTCAACATGCTCTGAATGTCCGCGAGTAATTGTTCCGTTCTTTCTGGCGCATCTTTTAAATCAAGTGCATTTTTCATAACAATCTGCTCTGCCCCTTTTACAGATGCGACTCTATTATTTCTCACGACCCTCTTTCTGCTGGTTCTTACCCTACGCCCATGACAAAAAGGTGTGTAGCCGGTATTTTTCCAGTTCAAAGTGGAAATAGAGCAGACCAAGCGGATCGATTTCGCAAAAATGCAATTAAGAAGCAGAGCGCGCTGAAAAGCAGTGAGGAGGCAGGGGAAACAACTGGCGTTCAAGAGAAAAACCTCCTGCCGATTAAAGAGGAGGTTTTGAACAATGGGCCTTTACTTGAATTTCTTGTGGTTCGCGTTGCGGGTAGCCTTGAACCCTTCGGCTTCTTTTTTCGCTTCATCCATATTGCCGGATTTGGCATAGCCCGAGGCTTTGTCTATCTGGCCAATCAGGGTATCCAGACCTTTGTGGAAGTCCTGGATTTCCGGGCTGTTATCCGGTTTGGAGGCAAATTTTGGCGGTTTGGATTTTTTGGCGTCTTCGGCGGCTTCTCTCATTTTGCCCAGACCCTGGAGGAATTCGGCCTTGTCGTCGGTTTTCAAGATTTTGCTGTAGTTATCCGACAGTGTGTCCATATCCGTTTCTAAATCGGCCGCCAGCGAATGGGCGCTCCAACCCAGCAGGGCAACCGTGGCGATTGCCATCATCTGTTTACGCATGCTCACCTTCCAGTTCTATTTTTATAGGGAAATCAGCCATCGGCGTGGCGTGATAAAGGTATAACGACATTGTTTGTGTGGCTATGTTTAACATAGATGCAACAGCGAGAAAGTGGTATCACTTTTTTGTATAGAAAATTCAGGGCGGGAGGAGAAAAGAGGAAAATGCAGCGACGGAAGCACCGCCGCTGTAACAATCAACGCCGGTTATTCACCAGCGATTTTCATTTCGGGCAGAATGATGGAACCGCACTGGATATTGCTGCGCGTTTCGATATCGCTGCCGATGCTCACCATATTACGCAGCATGTCCTTTAAATTTCCGGCGATGGTGATTTCGCTGACCGGATACTGAATCTCGCCGTTTTCAACCCAGAAACCGGCCGCGCCACGGGAATAGTCGCCGGTAATGCCGCTCACCGCCTGTCCCATGAGTTCGGTGACCAGCAGGCCTTTGTCCAGCTTGCGCAGCATGGCCTTGAAGTCGTCGCCCTGACCCGCAATACGCCAGTTATGAATGCCGCCCGCGTGACCGGTGGTTTGCAGGCCGAGTTTACGCGCCGAATAGCAGGTCATCAGCCAGGTTTGCAGCACACCGTCTTTCACGATATCGCGGCGCTGGGTGCGCACGCCTTCGCTGTCAAACGGCGTCGAGGCCATGCCTTTGAGCAGATGAGGATGTTCTTCCACGGTGACCCATTCCGGCAAAATCTGCTTGCCCAGGCTGTCGAGCAGGTAGGACGATTTGCGGTAGATGCTTCCGCCGCTGATTGCGCCAACCAGATGCCCAAACAGGCCGGTGGCCACTTCGGCGGCAAACATGACCGGGGCTTTCATGGTCGGCAGTTTGCGCGGCGACAGGCGGGACAAGGTGCGGCGTGCACACTCTGCACCAACCCACTCCGGGCTTTTCAGCTCGTCAAACGAACGGGCGATGGTATAGGCGTAATCGCGCTCCATATCGCCCGCCGCTTCGGCGATGACTGACGCCGAAATCGAATGACGGGTCGAGCAGTAGCTTTGCAGCATGCCGTGGCTGTTGCCGAACACGCGGATCCCGTAGTGGCTGTTGAAGCTGCCGCCTTCGGTATTGGTAATACGCTTATCCACCGCCAGCGCCGCCTGTTCCGCACGGGCAGCCAGTTCGATACCGCGATCGGCGTCGAGTTCGGTCGGGTGGAAAAGGTCGAGATCAGGTGCCTCGAAGGCCAGCATTTCTTCATCGGCGACGCCCGCGTAAGGGTCCGGCGACGTATAGCGGGCGATATCCAGCGCCGCCTGCACGGTGCGGGAAATGGCATCGGGACTCAGATCGGTGGAAGACGCACTGCCTTTACGCTGCTGATAATAAACGGTGATGCCAAGCGCACCATCGCTGTTGAATTCAACGTTTTCAACGTCACCGAAACGGGTGCTAATCCCGATACCGGTGGTTTTGCTGACGGCCACTTCTGCACCGTCAGAACCGGCTTTCGCTAATTCCAGAGCCTGCGCGACAGCTTGTTCCAGCGTTTTACGTTGCTCTGCCACTTGAGTGGTTACGTTCATCAGCCCGCCCTTCTTTTTGAAATAAGGTGTTAAGTAAAAAGTTGGAGTTAATTACTTATAGATTCTCCAGAGTCTAACAGAGACTTAGGACAATTTCGCATTCCGACTGGGTCTTTTGTTGCCAACCGTGCGATAATGC
It encodes:
- the dagF gene encoding 2-dehydro-3-deoxy-phosphogluconate aldolase: MKLSPNFYRDRVCLNVLAGSRENARDIYLAAEGHVLVGVLSKHYADVPSAVEDMKAYAALIDNALSVGLGAGDPRQSLMVSEISRQVQPQHVNQVFTGVGTSRALLGQNDSVVNGLVSPTGKVGFVKISTGPLSSQASDGIVPIDTAIALLRDMGGSSVKYFPMGGLTTREEFACVARACAEQDFWLEPTGGIDLQNFEPIMDIALEAGVSKIIPHIYSSIIDSVSGNTRPEDVKTLLASVKKLLG
- a CDS encoding DgaE family pyridoxal phosphate-dependent ammonia lyase translates to MSSIYEKYGLKQVINASGRMTILGVSTPRADVAEAVDTGLNHFFEMKDLVNKTGAYIAKLLNVESAVVVSCASAGIAQSVAAVIIKDDAWLLENLHAAPLNIPDEIVLPKGHNVNYGAPVGTMVLMGGGKIREAGYANECSAAQLAAAITPRTAAILYIKSHHSVQKSMLSVAEAAQVARAHNLPLIVDAAAEEDLTCYYEMGADLVIYSGAKAIEGPSSGLVLGKAQYIEWVKRQSGGIGRAMKVGKEGILGLTQAIESYVTQPKITGRELVERMTPFIDRLNALDGVSACVVWDSAGRDIARAEITFDEAVLGWKTKAIVEALKEGDTAIYFRGYRANEGKIDVDVRSVTAEQLIVVADRFRALFGRNTGGSDSNQGEKA
- a CDS encoding amidohydrolase/deacetylase family metallohydrolase — its product is MFDLILRQAKTAGGELLDIAVFDGKLAAIGSLAADAKATQVYDLQGKYWVSAGWIDSHVHCYAQSPLYHDEPDCVGVGSGVTTVIDAGSTGANDVDDFYRITRDAKTNVFAFLNIARTGIVTQNELADLSQIDKVGVRQAIARHSDFILGLKARMSSSVVGQNGIKPLEIAKTMQRENAGLPLMVHIGNNPPNLDDIADLLTSGDIITHCYNGKPNRILTAEGELRASIKRALARGVLLDVGHGSASFSFAVAEIAIRQGILPHTISSDIYCRNRLAGPVHSLATVMSKFFGIGLTLAQVIDCVTVHAADALRLPAKGRLEVGADADLTLFDIVHTPQVFIDSEGLTLEGDRILVPLAAIVAGVPLPTDEGKSKNVFNL
- a CDS encoding DUF4310 family protein is translated as MEEQAKKGFWYAEWSFPIFVGLLSSGVFAGTHMYYLYGIGAFNEVAFVSMLRSGMDTGVYGAVAAFGASFLFARIIEGSLVGILDIGGAIQTGIGLGVPALLLGAGIVFPVANFAASLVTGLILGLAVGYIIILARKFTINQGNSTYGADVMMGAGNTTGRFLGPLIILSAMAASIPIGLGALLGALLFYIWKKPLTGGAILGAMILGALFPISL
- a CDS encoding DUF4311 domain-containing protein, which gives rise to MFLIILFKSLIIGGLVGVGVGAGAARMFHAPTVQGMGAFRTLGELNSCEGDPASHFSFGLGFFFNAWASSVAAGSFTQDVDHRIIPNWAAAVLMIKNRNVADTLHDPRKMAIAGGIIGMIVVAFLNTTASAVPPALQVTAIKVLVPAANMLVNTVMPVIFWLAAIDAGRRSGFWGTIFGGLAQMIMGNAVPGLVLGILIGKGVEEGGWNHVTKVMMAAIIALFVLSGFFRGFDVKLLQSFMLDVPAWLNGIHNSLSGK
- a CDS encoding DUF4312 family protein; its protein translation is MKQQLTSTVRVEGKGESKAAAFSSALSQVQKNVLKSTQNILLRIEPQDVKVITAEETITREKFLFFFLPRERRSYYVVLDIAVTMTVINTEQVLFTKK
- a CDS encoding glycine-rich SFCGS family protein, which codes for MAQVIVVIGDRLGKGQKVAAGVEAAGGKAIVIPGVAADMKLGDVMKAEDASFGISFCGSGGAGAITAQNKYKYKAKHGMRSVDEGVTAINEGCTVLGFGFMDKEELGQKLVESYIKKYGQP
- a CDS encoding PRD domain-containing protein, yielding MKNALDLKDAPERTEQLLADIQSMLNAENIYTNDVQQQMLASHVKAMVLRSITGEPLPEVEKALFDEISAESIQMAEQVVNRLGNLPIEEAYLLSVHFEVAKDNNS
- the cybC gene encoding cytochrome b562; amino-acid sequence: MRKQMMAIATVALLGWSAHSLAADLETDMDTLSDNYSKILKTDDKAEFLQGLGKMREAAEDAKKSKPPKFASKPDNSPEIQDFHKGLDTLIGQIDKASGYAKSGNMDEAKKEAEGFKATRNANHKKFK
- the pmbA gene encoding metalloprotease PmbA gives rise to the protein MNVTTQVAEQRKTLEQAVAQALELAKAGSDGAEVAVSKTTGIGISTRFGDVENVEFNSDGALGITVYYQQRKGSASSTDLSPDAISRTVQAALDIARYTSPDPYAGVADEEMLAFEAPDLDLFHPTELDADRGIELAARAEQAALAVDKRITNTEGGSFNSHYGIRVFGNSHGMLQSYCSTRHSISASVIAEAAGDMERDYAYTIARSFDELKSPEWVGAECARRTLSRLSPRKLPTMKAPVMFAAEVATGLFGHLVGAISGGSIYRKSSYLLDSLGKQILPEWVTVEEHPHLLKGMASTPFDSEGVRTQRRDIVKDGVLQTWLMTCYSARKLGLQTTGHAGGIHNWRIAGQGDDFKAMLRKLDKGLLVTELMGQAVSGITGDYSRGAAGFWVENGEIQYPVSEITIAGNLKDMLRNMVSIGSDIETRSNIQCGSIILPEMKIAGE